In one Acetobacter sp. genomic region, the following are encoded:
- a CDS encoding two-component system sensor histidine kinase NtrB codes for MKNALGRAASSLRKASGTASRDGGEDRVPDAALLLETLPTPVVLVGQQDHILFVNSEAESFFARSRSLLRQETLSDLLPADHPLFILLHQVRQTGNTVTEHGVVISSPRFHYDGVTVQGAAVAEFPGQVLLLIQNASSTKVLDRQLAFRSAARSVSGMAAILAHEVKNPLSGIRGAAQLLESSVAENDRELAVLIRDEADRIRALVDRMEMFSENPEGRRPVNIHRVLEHVRALAENGVAKGIPIVEQYDPSLPPVWGNRDELIQVLLNLIKNAAEAILDTGEPGQITLITAYRQGLRLAVPGSDRRRHLPLLVTVRDTGPGIAEAIRPHLFEPFLTTKTSGSGLGLALAGKIINDHGGVIEVESRPGCTEVSLHLPVVRDEGGGMS; via the coding sequence ATGAAGAACGCCTTGGGTAGAGCTGCTTCCTCACTGCGAAAAGCGTCAGGCACGGCCAGCCGTGATGGCGGCGAAGATCGGGTGCCGGACGCGGCGCTCCTGCTCGAAACTCTGCCCACCCCGGTCGTTCTGGTTGGTCAGCAGGACCACATTCTCTTCGTCAATTCCGAGGCGGAGAGCTTCTTCGCACGCTCCCGTTCCCTGCTCAGGCAGGAGACGCTGTCTGATCTGCTGCCTGCCGATCATCCCCTGTTTATCCTGCTTCATCAGGTGCGGCAGACCGGCAATACGGTCACCGAACATGGGGTGGTGATCAGTTCGCCTCGCTTTCATTATGACGGGGTGACCGTGCAGGGCGCTGCTGTCGCCGAGTTTCCCGGGCAGGTGCTTCTGCTGATTCAGAACGCCTCTTCGACCAAGGTTCTTGATCGTCAGCTCGCCTTCCGCTCCGCGGCGCGGAGCGTGTCAGGCATGGCGGCGATCCTCGCGCATGAGGTGAAGAATCCGCTGTCGGGCATCCGTGGCGCCGCGCAGTTGCTGGAAAGCTCCGTTGCCGAGAATGACAGGGAACTCGCTGTCCTCATTCGTGATGAGGCCGACCGTATCCGGGCGCTGGTCGACCGCATGGAAATGTTCAGCGAAAATCCTGAAGGGCGTCGTCCGGTCAATATTCATCGGGTGCTGGAGCATGTGCGGGCGTTGGCCGAGAACGGCGTGGCGAAGGGGATTCCGATCGTCGAGCAGTATGATCCCTCGCTGCCCCCGGTCTGGGGCAACAGGGACGAACTGATTCAGGTGCTGCTCAACCTGATCAAGAATGCGGCGGAAGCCATTCTTGATACGGGCGAGCCGGGACAGATCACGCTGATCACCGCGTACCGTCAGGGATTGCGTCTCGCCGTGCCGGGTTCGGACCGCAGGCGTCATCTTCCGCTTCTGGTGACGGTCCGTGATACGGGACCGGGCATTGCCGAGGCCATTCGTCCGCATTTGTTCGAGCCGTTCCTCACCACCAAGACATCCGGTTCTGGGCTAGGACTGGCGCTTGCTGGCAAGATCATCAACGATCACGGTGGAGTCATCGAAGTCGAAAGTCGACCCGGCTGTACGGAGGTCAGTCTTCATCTGCCTGTGGTCAGGGACGAGGGTGGCGGCATGTCGTGA
- the ntrC gene encoding nitrogen regulation protein NR(I), translated as MPLPTILVADDDRSIRTVLSQALGRAGYQVRTTASAATLWQWIEEGEGNLVITDVMMPDENGLDLVPRIRKARPDLRILVMSAQSTLVTAVKATQRGAFEYLPKPFDLTELLSVVDRAVSTPQQMLAGAASQSAPSSAEEPMPLTGRSAAMQDIYRMIARLTTSDLTVMITGESGTGKELVAKALHDYGQRRTGPFVAVNVAAIPREQIEAELFGQERSANGLAGTRSSGRFEQAAGGTLFLDEVGDMSPEAQTRVLRVLQEGEFTTAGGRQPIRSNVRIIASTHRDLHQAIRDGSFREDLFYRLNVVPIRIPPLRERTEDIPLLARHFLSQCNEEGQAPRSLTDDAIMRLQAWRWPGNVRELENLMRRISVLYPHDVISGAVIEAELSEASRQRPLSVVAHDEEEEPFSVVVERHLRKYFTAAEENGVPPTALHERVIAEIERPLIRLTLDATRGNQIRAAAMLGVNRNTLRKRIKDLEIPVTKGSSGREAV; from the coding sequence ATGCCGTTGCCCACGATTCTGGTTGCTGACGACGATCGCTCGATCCGGACGGTTCTCAGTCAGGCTCTGGGCCGCGCCGGGTATCAGGTCCGCACGACAGCCAGCGCCGCGACCCTGTGGCAGTGGATCGAGGAAGGCGAGGGTAATCTGGTCATCACGGATGTCATGATGCCGGATGAAAATGGTCTGGACCTCGTGCCGCGGATCAGAAAGGCGCGTCCGGACCTGCGTATTCTGGTCATGAGCGCCCAGTCCACGCTGGTCACGGCCGTCAAGGCGACGCAGCGGGGGGCTTTCGAATATCTGCCGAAACCCTTTGATCTGACGGAACTGCTGTCAGTCGTTGACCGTGCCGTGAGCACGCCGCAACAGATGCTCGCCGGAGCCGCGTCCCAGTCCGCGCCCTCTTCCGCAGAGGAGCCGATGCCGCTGACAGGCCGCTCGGCGGCAATGCAGGACATCTACCGAATGATCGCCCGCCTCACGACGTCCGACCTGACGGTGATGATCACGGGTGAAAGCGGCACAGGCAAGGAACTGGTCGCAAAGGCGCTCCATGATTACGGACAGCGGCGGACCGGCCCCTTCGTGGCCGTGAATGTCGCCGCCATCCCACGTGAGCAGATTGAAGCCGAACTGTTCGGACAGGAGCGCAGCGCCAATGGTCTCGCCGGGACGCGCTCTTCGGGCCGTTTCGAGCAGGCGGCGGGTGGAACCCTGTTCCTTGACGAAGTCGGCGACATGTCGCCGGAAGCCCAGACCCGGGTGCTGCGGGTTCTTCAGGAAGGCGAGTTCACGACGGCAGGAGGGCGGCAGCCGATCCGGTCAAATGTGCGGATCATCGCCTCCACGCACCGTGATCTGCATCAGGCCATACGGGACGGCTCGTTCCGGGAAGACCTGTTTTATCGTCTGAATGTCGTGCCGATCCGCATTCCCCCGCTGCGGGAGAGGACTGAGGATATTCCCTTGCTGGCCAGGCACTTTCTCAGTCAGTGCAATGAGGAAGGGCAGGCGCCCAGGAGCCTGACCGACGATGCGATCATGCGTCTTCAGGCCTGGCGCTGGCCGGGGAATGTGCGTGAGCTTGAGAATCTGATGCGCCGGATTTCCGTGCTTTACCCGCACGATGTGATCAGTGGCGCAGTGATAGAGGCCGAACTGTCGGAAGCCAGCCGACAGCGTCCGCTGTCCGTGGTGGCGCATGATGAGGAAGAAGAGCCTTTCTCCGTCGTCGTCGAGCGTCATCTGCGGAAATATTTCACGGCTGCCGAAGAGAACGGCGTGCCGCCCACAGCCTTGCATGAGCGGGTGATCGCCGAGATCGAACGCCCTCTCATCAGATTGACGCTGGATGCGACGCGGGGAAACCAGATCCGGGCCGCCGCCATGCTGGGCGTCAACAGGAACACCCTGCGCAAACGTATCAAGGATCTTGAAATCCCCGTGACCAAAGGGTCTTCCGGTCGGGAGGCGGTCTGA